GAAGTCACCACTCAAGCACTGACACTCCATCCTAGCTGGCAGATGTTGACAGCATGCATATCTCAAGGTAACAAGAGGATGTGAAAGCTCATTCAGGGTTAGGCAGCTTTTGCCTTTAAAAAATGCTTTTGGAAATCTTGTGCTGTCACATTGTGTCGCTTAGCTTTGGATCCCTGATTACAGTGTAGATTAATGATTTTGCAAGGACTTCTGCATCCCACCAAAACAATGGGGCTGTTCTGTTGATGCAGCTAGATAATATTGGCAATTATAATAAATGTATCTTTAAatagtaatcatagaatggtttagactggaagggacctcaaagataatccagttccaaccccctgccgtaggcagggatacctcccactagaacaggtggctcaagacctcatccaacctggccttgaacacctccagggaggaagcatccacaacctccctaggcaatctgcttcagtatctcaccaccctcactgtaaagaatcctttcctaacatctagtttccatttcctctcttccagtttaaaccccttacccctcattctgtcattacaagacctcgtaaatagtccctcccaggGGGAAGGACAACTggagaagcctggaggaggctcaggggtaacctctttcctctctacaactacctgaagagaggctgtagccaggtgagagtcagtctcttctcccagacaaacagcaacagaacaaggggacacagtctcaagttgtgctgggggaggtataggctggatgttaggaggaagttcttgacagagaacctgcttgattctatgattctatgattccccagccttcctgtaggcccccttcagatactggaaggccactataaggtctcctttaagccttctcttctccaggctgaaaagccccagtatagcctgccctcatagcagaggtgctccagccctctgatcatctctgtggccctctggactcacttcaaCAGCTCcctatccttcttgtgttggggactccagaactgctcacagtactccaggtggggtttgacgAGAGCGGAGCAAAGGAGGAgaaccacctcccttgccctgctggacacgcttctcttgatgcagccctgaCATGttagctgtctgggctgcatgtgcacactgcaggctcacgtTCAACTTtccatcaacccagacccccaggtccttttcctcagggctgctctccagccattctccacccagcctaTATCTGTGCTCAGGATTGCGCCGACCTAATTCAGGACGAAGGCTGCCTTTCAAGCCAAAAGCTCCAGGAAGCACTACTAAACTGTTAAGCGAGAAACCCCCCCAGGCACACGCAGGACAGGAATTGCTTCAAACAAGGAAATTTCTTCTGCTGCTACAAAGGGCTGTGCATAGTCAACGTGAGGAGCAACAGATAGCGAGGAACAACGCCGCATTCTCTGAACACAATCATCCACACCATGCACCCAAGTACAACGAGTAACAATCTGCATTGCAAAGCTGATTTTGCCTTGGAATACAACTGCTCCTCGTGTGGTTTTGACACGTGTGCGTGGTCAAATAAATCACGACTCGCTGGGCGTGCGTGTTAAAAACAATTTGTCTATCTTGTTAGAAGCCATCGCATATTTCAGTTTACGAGGTGTGAAACTAGGAGGGTTAAGTTTTACGTGTCAGAACAACTATTACACGGCGCCTCTCCAGGAAACACCGAACACCGCCGACATTCGCACCAACGCCTCAAATCTTTGCGCCTGGCCCTAACACTTCTGCCTGTTTCCCGCGACGGTACCACAGTGGCAGCCGGCGGGGGGTGCCCGGCTATCCCACGGTCATCACCGGCCTGTGGAGCCTCCCCGGGCCGGCGCCCCTTTGCCGCGGCCTCGGCGCCCCTTTCCCGCGGCCTGGGCGCGAAGCCCGCCGGAGGCGCGGGTGGCGCGGCGGGGGCCCGTCCCCAGGGGGCGGGCGGGCTTACCTCAGATTTCCACACGACGTAGGCGGCAGGGCGAGGCCCGGGCGACGAGGGCTGcccctttctctgctgcagccagcgcCGGGGCGAGGAAAAGATGCTGTTGGCGGGGCCAGCGGGGCCGCTCAGAGCTGAGGCGGAGGGGGTGCGCGCCAGGAAGGGCAGCTCGTAGCCCGGGCCCCGCTTCCCGCGGGGGCTCTCCTCGTCGAAGAGGGCACTGCCCGGCGGCGACCGCTCCAGCGGGGTGCAAGGGGTGGAGAAAGAGGCGCCAGGGCTCAGTGGGACGCCCCTAGGACTGCGGCGCTCCCCAAGGGGACTGCCGGCGGCCCGCGCCCGAGGCGCCCGGGCCGAGTCTCCGCCGTCCTCTCGGCCACCGCCGATGATGGCGGGGTCGAGGCTGCGCGTCTGGCGGAGCCTCCGCTTGGAGAGGTtcggggcggcggcggccggggaggagcaggagaagacgCTGCTCAGCAGGCTCTGCGCCGACATCGCTGCGGCCGCTGCCCCAGGCACGGCCGGGGCGGTCGGGGATCGTGGGCTCTAGTGGCCTCTGCCTCTGGCTCCAGCCACGGCAACACAGAAGGGAGCGACTCTTCGGGCGTCCTCCTCTCCCGCGCTCAGCCCCCGGCGGCGCAGCCCGACGGTGGCACCGGGGGGCTCATGGCGGCGTCCGGCATTGGGGCTGCTGCGGAGCTGCCGCCGCCGCGGTCACTTTGCTGCGAGGGAAGGAacgggaaagaaaagaaaaaaaaaaaaaaaaaaagaaaaagaaaaaggaaaaaaagttaggagagaaaaggggagggaaggaggcagtAGCGGAGCTTTTATCTTGGCTCAATGCAGCCTGCCAGAGTCACTCCCCTCACGGCTGCGATGCGTACAGGAGCCGCTTGTcgctctccctccccccacctcgTCGGATCTGCGGGCAACAGGACCCTCCTGCCGCCCCCAGAGGTGGTCTCTCCGGGGCTCCCACGTCGGGGACGCTGTTGCCGGCGACTTCGTCGGATTGCGAGGGCACCGAGGCTGCGGCTCCCGGGCGCGGCCGCCGCGTTTTGAGGAGGGATCGAGCAGTGAGGGACAGTTTTTTGGTCAATCGTGCCGGAGGCACAGCGGGAAAAACCTAGTCCAGCACCGCGTCCACGCCTGTCTGGTGAGCGGCGGGaaagagctgggctgctggctgtgggagcCCTGTGTGCTCCCCTGCCGCGTCGGGAGTAACGGGTGCCTtcagagaggactgagaggaaCGGGCAGGCTGCTCGCAATGTACACTATACATACACATCTGTAGGGCTACCTAGGTCGAGTCTCCAATGGAGCTCGACTATGGTCTGCCCAACTATTCTGCTTAAGTCTCTTGTGATGTGCCAGTCTGAGAAGATGATCTTGCATAACAAACACTTGCTTTGAGCGAACACGCTGTTATTCCTGACAGCCCCTGCAAAACGACCCTATGTGGATGTGAGTCCCTTAGACAGCATATATAACCCAACACCCTCAATTGCTCCGCTGGATATATggtgtcagggaaaaaaaaaaggagtggaACCAATGAAGCTAAGCCTCCTCGAGATGAGTAGCTAAATTTGCTCCATCTTCTGTAGAGACTTTGCTCACTCTCCAagcattgatgaagatgcttATATCAGGAGAAAGGAACAAACTTGGGAAAACCAAAACTTTCAAGAAATGTAGGAACAGAATGCTCACAGAGGAATGCTACTACACAGCCCCATGAAGGCAGGCAGACAGCCATTGATCTCCTTCCCCACCTGGAGTTGGGGAAAGTGTCTCTTAGCCACAGGAGTCGACTCCTGCCCACTCTTCCAGCTGGGAACACTTGAGTCCTCCCCTCACTGGAAGCAGTTCAAAAGTGATGCATGTCAGGTCCTTTCTAGAGGCCCCACACCACCGTATACTTACTGTTTCAGCACTATTAGGCTGCAGTTATTAGCTTCATGGGTGAGCTATTAACTGTAACTATTGGCTTCATgggtgagttcagatctgctgCCCTTTTGTCAGTGAAGAATGTAGCCCTTACatttttttaagaagaaaaacaacatgtAAACCAAAATCCTGATTTGTGGAGAGAGTGGAAGATGCCTAAGGAGAGACAAGCTGAGAGCTCCAGTGCAAGTCTCAAATCTCCCATCTCAAATCATCATTAGATTTCTGGTTCCATCCTTCTTTTGACCTGAGAACCTACTATCTCTACAGTCTCCTCAAAActattgcaggaaaaaaaagactgcaAAGCTTGAAAAAAACAGCATTTGTGCACAGCACaagctttttttctcctgctttaCTTTCTCTTTAAGCCCTAGTGCAGGGTTGTCTTGTCCTTCCAGTCATCTTGGAGCCTGTGCAGGTAAGTGTGCCTTAGCAGATTTTTCTAGCTTCATCAACAGAGGGAGTTGACAGTTGTTTCCTTTGTGGCATTAAATTTAAGGTTCATAAAGAGATTTATAAAATCgttaaagttggaaaagacctttggatCAAGCTGTGATGGCTTAGGAACTtgtcctgccccctcccctcttgaaatttaccagactagctcagatggcttggaagtaagatgaagctgtatttacagcaaagcaaaatttacaagcatatatttgtacgatatttacaagtatttacaaattagaaataatacagaaatcaaacCCCCCTCCTGAACAAATAAAactgcccctctgctttcccagacagacaaacaaaacaaccagcaaagcttacctTGTTTTCTCTTAGCCAAGATTACTGGAAAGATATTAGAGTGGAGTTAAAAGGAAGCAAATAGATCCAGCAacacagagcagagtgagaagagATTATTTACATTTTGACTTTttgtccctctcagcaaaccaatgaatgatacagacttcatcattgttttcttttcacaaccaatgatctaatttctctcactaaaatattccaattagcctcaaaccagaacACAAGGCTGCATGAAGAAGAGCACACTGGCCCATGCGCTTTCAAAGAGAGGTGTTCTGTGTTTATGTAATGTTTCCAATAgcagtttggttgtttgttttgggtttcattgggttttgttgttgttttgttttgttttgtctcagAAGTAGCTTCCCCCTTTATTTTAATAAAACATTCTAATGCTTAATTCCAAAGCATGCTAATTCCTCCACAGTTAAGGTTGCAGATGGTTCTGTTTAAAGCTTCATTTTGCCTCCTCATTAATGTCTTCAGTAGGGTTTCATGCTTGAGACTAAAAAGAAGGTCTGAAGCATAAAACAATGATCCAGATTTGTTTCTGTGCTTGCAGTTGGGTTGAGAGGGACGTGTCTACAACACATTTGTGTGGCTTCAAGTATTTCACTTTGATCCTCTACAAATGTATTATTGGAATATGAAGGGACAAgaagacatgaggaaaaaaggaCAGGGTGGGAGGGGAAGTCAGAGTCGTAATCGCATGAAAAAGAGAGGACTGCCATCAGAGTCTGATGGAAATGGTTCTTGCCGTTCTCAGTAAGGTGCTTTGAATTTGCCCCTCTTGAGCACACCCAGCTGTCAACAGGCAAGCCTGCAAGTGCAGTCTCACACTATCTGTGGTAGGAGACAAAAACTATCAGGCAAGTGCCACATTAGGGGTATGTTTCATCCTACAAGTGCCTACTCTAAATTAAATAGGAGCAAAGCATTTTTATTTCTACCTACTTCAGCTCAGGTATTACTATTGCCTTACCATTTTTCTCCATGAGAGCCCTCAGAAAGAACTGGAGGATAGGTTTCATGAGATACAGACCTGGAGAATCATCCCAATTGCAATTCGGTGAACAAAGACAGCATATGCATAGAGATGCTTCACATAGGTAGCTTCACTACCAGGCTTTGATGCTGTCTGTATCTTTCAGGGACAAGTGCAATATAAGCATGTGTAACTGCTGCCTATAAGACTGCAATAGCAGTCAAGAAATTGGGCAGTTCTTCCTAGAGCTTGGAGTAGCAATATTGAGAGTGGATGTGCTGACTGCTTGAGTTGAAAAGGTTTCCCAAATAGTTTGCATTCTCATATTTTTTGTACAGTGAAAGCTTAAATCCAGTGAGAATATTTATTCTTAATTCCATTTTGCTGCTTGTCACTGCCTTATGCAGTAGTCAGCTGACTTAGTGCAATGAGAAAAGTTGCAACTTTTCAAGTCTGCATTTCTGAAAAGTGATGCAGATTAATAATGCAATAAAAAATCCAACATATTGAGGCATTAAAATTTTTCTGTTTGTTAGTCATCTGTTTAATTGTGAAATATCTTCAGTCTTAGCACATAGAATGCAAGTATAGAAACATTCCCTGGGCATACAAGTATGGCACTTGGGAAGCCAAAGCTCTGCTGTCGGTGTAACCAGCAAAGACAAGAAGAACAGCTTCTACCACCACAGTAGAGTGGAATAATCTAAAAGGAAGTTACAGGACCTCTTTTGAAAACAGCAGGTGACCCATTGTCAATAGGCAGAGACCAGTCTGAGGTAGTCAATGTTTTCCTTGCCTTAATCCTCACCAAAAGAGGCTGACATCCCCTTGTGtctcaaggagaggagaaactGTTAGCACTGGAAATGCACAGAGTCacaagtcttttcttgatgaATCCCAACCTATGCAAGCCTCAGAAAACAGCCAGAATTAGAACGAGATACTGGACAGAACTTAAAATAAAAATTTTTAAAACTCATCACAGTTGCACCTGTTTTGGTAGGATTTTAAAATAGCTATTAAAATATGAGTGTATTCACCTCAAGAATTAAGGAAGGTCTATTATGTTCAGACTTTGGAACAAATCTGTGAAAATATGGGTTAATTACAAAACTGGATCATTTTGCTATCATTTTATTATTtacttttattatttatttcgAATTTATTAAGCATAataaaccacaacaacaacaaaacaacacaaaagtgaagattttttttttcttacttaatTTTGTAATTCAAGGGATTTGATTTTTTTGGACAAAATTTAGCTCTTGAAGGTTTTCCGTGAAGACAGAAGAGCTGCCGTGTTTTATACAGAACTTTATCTTACACGACAGTGGAACTAATCTACAGGCATTTCAGCAGAGCGTTCCGAACTCCCTCTCCAGGGGAGAAGGTGCTACAGAAGTATTTGTGCGAGCAGCTAGGGAGGGAGTGCCTAATGGGTCCGCAGGAGGAGACAGCACCAACCTCGGTAGTGTTAGACCTTCACCTGTGTGGTACCCAAGCACTGCGACTGCCTGGTCCTATCTCTGCAGAACCACCGCGTGTTTTGGCAGTGACCTCGATAAGATGCCTATGGCTTTGCCATGGTAACACAGTAAGCGTCGTGACATGACTAGGAAGGAAACTGCCTGTTAGGACTGTGCCCCCTGTTTCTTGCCCAGCGTGGGACTCTGCACTGAGACACTGTGAGTAGTCCTGGACATGTTTGTCCAGGACAGATAAATCTGGTTAATAGCATGcctttaaaaaaccccaaccaaacaaaaaaagtagGGATGCCATTACTTCTCCAAACATTTGCGGGACTGAAGCGAGAATAATAAGTGAGTGTAATACTGTATATCAATCATACAGTACTGTGCATATACCTAGCTCCGTGTACATATAGTGTATATACACGCGACGTAATAGTAACTATGTATTCCCAAACTCTCCAAGCCCAGCATTTAAGCACCGAACAGCACAGACTCATGCGACACCCCGCGCCCGCTCTGTCCCTGGCTTATGGGGAGCAGCCCGCTCTTAGGCGCCGGTAGAGCGTGCCTAGGCGCGGCGGCAGGTCCTTGCCTCGGCCTGCATCGCTCGGGCCCGAGCCGTGCAGGACGAGAGCCAGCACTCCAGCGCGGCGCGGCGGTGCGGGGAGGCAGACCCTGCGCGGCTGGGACCCGCCCTAGTTCCGCCCCACCGGGCTGCAGCTCCCGCCCCCGCCGCGCCCCCTGCCTGAAGCCGCCGCGCCGATGCCACGTGGGAGGCGGCGGAGCCGCCGTCGGCGCCGGGCCGGAACCGCGGCCCCCCTGACGCTGGGGACGGCCCTCGCCGGACGCCGGGAAGAGGGGAGGTCGCGGAGCCCCCGGGACCGCGCCGGAATCGCTGAGACCCGATGGGTGCTCGGCGCGGTGGCGCCCGGCTCGCGGCTCGGCCTCCCGGGCCTAGAGGCgctggcggcggcggccgggccTAGGGGAGGCTCCCCGCCCTGGGCGGCGCCCTCGCTGCTCCAGGTGCCGCCGGCGGCCCAGCCGGCCCCGCGACGGGAAGGCAGCGACCTGCCCGCCGGCGCGCCGGCCGCCTTGGCCGTGCTGCGCCTCCAGCCCGGCGCCGACGGCTCggcgcgggcggcggcggcggcagcggccgcGGCAGCGGGGGCCGCGCCGCGCCTGCGGACTGTCTACGTAAACCCGCGCTGGCTGGAGCGGCAGGCCGCGCTgggggcagcggcggcggcggcagcagcggccaGCCCCTGCGCtgaggcagcggcggcggcggcggcggcgagcgGCGCGGCCGGGGGCCCGGCAGCGGCGGCCGCGGCGGCGGGGCAGGGAGAGGCGGCGCCGGCAGCGGAAGCGGCAGCAACCCCCTACGTGGGGCTGCGGCGGCCGCTGGGCTACCAGCTGGCCAAGGCCACAAAGGAGCGGATCTGGCGGGGGGAGTTCATTGACCTCTTTTCCTTGCTCCACACAGAGCTGGCCCCCGAGCACGGCCCGCGCCCGGGGGACACGCTGGACCAGTGGGTCTCGGCCTTCCTGGTGTATGCCAGCGTGCTGTGCGAGAAGCACCCGGCGCGCTGCGGAGCCATGTTCAAGTACCTGGACACCATACGCAAGCTGCATGCCACCTATGGAGGTACCTCGTGGATGAACTACGACGAGGACTTCCGGCGGCGGGCGGCCAAAGAccccactc
The window above is part of the Pogoniulus pusillus isolate bPogPus1 chromosome 5, bPogPus1.pri, whole genome shotgun sequence genome. Proteins encoded here:
- the LOC135175602 gene encoding uncharacterized protein LOC135175602, with amino-acid sequence MPRGRRRSRRRRRAGTAAPLTLGTALAGRREEGRSRSPRDRAGIAETRWVLGAVAPGSRLGLPGLEALAAAAGPRGGSPPWAAPSLLQVPPAAQPAPRREGSDLPAGAPAALAVLRLQPGADGSARAAAAAAAAAAGAAPRLRTVYVNPRWLERQAALGAAAAAAAAASPCAEAAAAAAAASGAAGGPAAAAAAAGQGEAAPAAEAAATPYVGLRRPLGYQLAKATKERIWRGEFIDLFSLLHTELAPEHGPRPGDTLDQWVSAFLVYASVLCEKHPARCGAMFKYLDTIRKLHATYGGTSWMNYDEDFRRRAAKDPTLPWGDVDLDLWMKWMAPLKSLVSRQPRAEGEAQPSPTPQPPPPPQSPKQEEKSQAP